The DNA sequence GTTCATTTCAAATAATTGTTGGCAGTATGTTAGGCGGTACAGAATATGTCGCTGAAGCCTGCGAAGAAACATTAGAATCCCTTAATCAACAGGTAGCTTTACACCTAAAACCTAACTTTTCTGACATAGTCTCTGCTACTAATTCGAGCGAAAATCCAGTTTGGCTTATCTGTACCTCAACTCATGGTGCCGGTGACTACCCTGACAATTTTATCGACTTTGCTCGTGATCTTGAAAATTGTGATCAAGATCTATCCACAGTACGCTTTTTAACGATCGGTGTTGGTGATTCTAGCTATGATACTTTCTGCCAGGCAGCAAAAAACATATCAAAGCTATTAAAATCAAAAGGTTCTAAAGAAATAGTAGATTTATACACCCTAGATATGTCTCAAGAAATAGATCCAGAAGAGCTTAGCCAAGCGTGGATAAGACAACATAGCGATCTGTATTAGATCGCTTACCCATAAGTTATCAACATTTACAAACTAAAAAAACACCATCTGTGGATAAAACCTTTAATAAGCTATTAATTTTCTATTATTATTCAGTTAACTAAAAACAAACTATTTTAGCTTGTGTATAACTAAGGCTTTTGATCAAAGGTTATTTGGCGATAGATCAATGTTTGATCACAAAGTTATATCTTTCATTAACTATTAAAAAATAAAGAGAAAAAAGCCTTATCCACAGAAAAACAGGATCTTAATAAAGTATAATAACAAGATCTTTATATAGATCTCTTTTTATATATTAAGGATCTGCCTAGATCTTTTTTACGTATTTGATCGTATCTCTTTCGCTAAAAAAGCGCTAAAATATGCCTCCTTATTTTTTAGATAGATTCTTTTTGTAAGAAATTATCGATTAGTTTTTTGTTTAGTAGGTTTTAATTTATGTGGTATCAAGAGTCTTATGACGTAATTGTTGTTGGTGGCGGTCATGCAGGAACAGAAGCATCTTTAGCTGCTGCACGCATGGGCTGTAAAACGCTTTTACTGACCCATAACATTGATACATTAGGACAGATGTCATGTAACCCAGCTATTGGTGGTATTGGTAAAGGTC is a window from the Litorilituus sediminis genome containing:
- a CDS encoding flavodoxin domain-containing protein → MSSFQIIVGSMLGGTEYVAEACEETLESLNQQVALHLKPNFSDIVSATNSSENPVWLICTSTHGAGDYPDNFIDFARDLENCDQDLSTVRFLTIGVGDSSYDTFCQAAKNISKLLKSKGSKEIVDLYTLDMSQEIDPEELSQAWIRQHSDLY